In Amycolatopsis sp. EV170708-02-1, the following are encoded in one genomic region:
- a CDS encoding MFS transporter — MPLRLQLREATAAPADSRRGLLTAICACVVLVVGMVAAINLAVPMLAASDLHPSASALIWIVDTYVIFFACLVIPGGAAGDRFGRKGVLLSGLALFGLGALLSAIAPNVPFLLAGRAITGIGAAAVLPNTLAVLLHAVPAERKGVTIATWASMTGIGGVVGNVGGGAVLAGGSWRWLFAAAVPLSLVLVALVARIAPVSPRHERPLSPLGAVLLVAASVALLLGIVEGPEAGWTSPIVLAGFAGSAVLFALWAFVELKAGHPLLDPRLFRVPALRSACLGMIAIFFGMFALFYVNASFLQYGKGFGVLLTGLGIIPLTVPVILGARHVGKAVQRFGVDVVVAIAFLSCGCGLIGLSTSDASTPYPVYAAWLVVTGIGVTLALPTLSAAISGSLPPAQAGVGAGLQATTREFGSALGVAVIGTVLTGRFVAALPSDIRADHDPHTVAQALAVAAPGRSPEVISAFITGASTALRVIGVSVLVLGALVVLQSRLSRNTK; from the coding sequence ATGCCACTCCGACTTCAACTCCGCGAAGCCACCGCTGCCCCGGCAGACTCGCGGCGCGGCCTGTTGACCGCCATATGCGCCTGTGTCGTGCTCGTGGTCGGGATGGTCGCCGCGATCAACCTCGCCGTCCCGATGCTCGCCGCGAGCGACCTCCACCCGTCCGCGTCGGCGCTGATCTGGATCGTCGACACCTATGTGATCTTCTTCGCCTGTCTCGTGATTCCCGGCGGAGCGGCGGGCGATCGCTTCGGCCGCAAGGGCGTCCTGCTCTCGGGACTCGCGCTCTTCGGGCTCGGCGCGCTGCTGTCGGCGATCGCGCCGAACGTGCCGTTCCTGCTGGCGGGCCGGGCGATCACCGGGATCGGGGCCGCCGCCGTGCTGCCGAACACGCTCGCCGTCCTGCTGCACGCCGTCCCCGCCGAGCGCAAGGGCGTCACCATCGCGACCTGGGCGTCGATGACCGGGATCGGCGGTGTCGTGGGGAACGTCGGCGGCGGCGCCGTGCTGGCGGGCGGATCGTGGCGATGGCTGTTCGCCGCCGCCGTCCCGCTCTCGCTGGTGCTCGTCGCGCTCGTCGCCCGGATCGCACCGGTGTCCCCGCGGCACGAGCGGCCGCTCAGCCCGCTCGGCGCCGTCCTGCTCGTGGCCGCTTCGGTCGCGCTGCTGCTCGGCATCGTCGAAGGTCCCGAAGCGGGTTGGACCAGCCCGATCGTCCTCGCCGGATTCGCCGGTTCGGCCGTGCTGTTCGCCCTGTGGGCGTTCGTGGAACTGAAGGCCGGGCACCCGCTGCTCGATCCCCGGTTGTTCCGGGTGCCCGCACTGCGCAGCGCCTGTCTCGGCATGATCGCGATCTTCTTCGGGATGTTCGCGCTGTTCTACGTCAACGCGTCCTTCCTTCAGTACGGCAAGGGTTTCGGTGTCCTGCTGACCGGGCTCGGGATCATCCCGCTGACCGTCCCGGTCATCCTCGGCGCGCGGCACGTGGGCAAGGCCGTCCAGCGCTTCGGAGTCGACGTCGTCGTCGCCATCGCGTTCCTCTCCTGCGGCTGCGGCCTCATCGGACTGTCCACAAGCGACGCTTCGACGCCGTATCCGGTCTACGCGGCCTGGCTCGTGGTGACCGGGATCGGTGTCACGCTGGCCCTTCCGACACTGTCCGCCGCGATCTCCGGTTCACTGCCGCCGGCGCAGGCCGGTGTCGGCGCCGGGCTGCAGGCCACCACGCGCGAATTCGGCAGCGCGCTCGGTGTGGCGGTCATCGGCACCGTCCTCACCGGACGGTTCGTCGCGGCGCTGCCGTCCGACATCCGCGCGGATCACGATCCGCACACAGTCGCGCAAGCGCTGGCCGTCGCCGCGCCCGGCCGCTCGCCGGAGGTGATCTCCGCGTTCATCACCGGCGCGAGCACGGCACTCCGGGTGATCGGCGTGAGCGTGCTCGTCCTCGGGGCGCTCGTCGTCCTGCAATCACGGCTTTCCCGCAACACCAAGTAG
- a CDS encoding SDR family oxidoreductase: MHVFVTGATGWIGSAVVDELLDAGHEVTGLARSDASAATLERKGAHTRRGDLDDLDGLRAGAEAADAVIHLANKHDWGNPAESDRAERAAVRTFADALAGTGRAFVLAAGLSTLATGRPATEADLSPAVGPDSHRGGAENLALEYAEKGIRVISARFAPSVHGVGDHGFVAALVAAARKHGVSGYLGDGGAAWAAVHRTDAARLVRLGLEGAPTGSLLHAVAEEAVTTKEIAEAVGRALDVPVVSVAPENAAEHFGFVGRFFALDMSASSARTRELLKWAPSGPSLAEDIEAGAYT, translated from the coding sequence ATGCACGTATTCGTCACCGGGGCGACCGGCTGGATCGGCTCGGCCGTCGTGGACGAACTGCTCGACGCCGGGCACGAGGTCACCGGCCTCGCCCGATCGGACGCCTCCGCCGCCACGCTGGAGCGCAAAGGCGCCCACACCCGCCGCGGCGACCTGGACGACCTCGACGGCCTCCGCGCAGGCGCAGAGGCGGCCGACGCCGTCATCCACCTGGCGAACAAGCACGACTGGGGCAACCCCGCGGAGTCCGACCGGGCCGAACGGGCGGCCGTCCGAACCTTCGCCGACGCCTTGGCCGGCACCGGACGGGCCTTCGTCCTCGCCGCGGGCCTCTCGACCCTGGCCACCGGACGCCCTGCCACCGAGGCCGACCTCTCCCCCGCCGTCGGCCCCGATTCCCACCGCGGCGGTGCCGAGAACCTCGCGCTCGAGTACGCCGAAAAGGGCATACGGGTGATCAGTGCCCGCTTTGCGCCGTCCGTGCACGGTGTGGGCGACCACGGTTTCGTCGCCGCGCTCGTGGCGGCCGCTCGCAAGCACGGAGTGTCCGGCTACCTCGGCGACGGCGGCGCGGCCTGGGCGGCCGTGCACCGCACCGACGCCGCCCGGCTCGTCCGGCTGGGCCTGGAAGGCGCGCCCACCGGCTCGCTGCTCCACGCGGTCGCGGAAGAAGCCGTCACCACGAAGGAAATCGCCGAAGCCGTCGGACGGGCGCTCGACGTCCCGGTGGTGTCCGTGGCACCGGAGAACGCCGCCGAGCATTTCGGGTTCGTCGGCCGGTTCTTCGCGCTGGACATGTCCGCGTCCAGCGCGCGCACCCGCGAACTCCTGAAGTGGGCCCCATCCGGACCGAGCCTGGCCGAGGACATCGAAGCCGGCGCTTACACCTGA